In Thiobacter sp. AK1, a genomic segment contains:
- a CDS encoding asparagine synthetase B family protein, with the protein MLCGWLGIRTDDAADVLHGMGQGASPIVLQPDAGLAVHSPFGRASGHFQAGLAVALHGRVRFADDALAAIAAEHGPAAAVAQGFRRHGLDVLNALRGGFALALMEPATRTLLLALDRMGIEKLGFAASPQGVVFGRNLDSVTQHPAVGARLSAQGLFDYLHAHMVPSPDSIYRGVEKLLPAQYLLWRDGRSERGFYWEAIWEDAETNAFDARASQLHSLLEEAVRAALEKDRAGAFLSGGLDSSTVCGMLARVAGHADSFSIGFAAEGYDEMGYARIAVRHFGLTPHEYYVTPADVAAAIPLIAQAYDEPFGNASAVPTYYCALRAREAGLPLLLAGDGGDEIFGGNARYAKQMMFEHYQRLPSSLRSAVIEPLARRLPDGRAVLRKAKRYVEQARIPLPDRLETYNFLHRDPLPEIFDRAFLEAVDTERPLAIQREAYFRTRARHPINRMLHLDWKQTLADNDLRKVERMAELAGIEVRYPMLDERLVDFASALPPSFKVRGASLRWFYKEALQDFLPREILTKRKHGFGLPFGVWMKADATLNALALDSLHAFRGRGILRKAYLDRLIAAHEAEHSSYYGVMIWVVMMLEQWLAAHSLSL; encoded by the coding sequence ATGCTTTGCGGCTGGCTGGGTATTCGCACCGATGATGCGGCCGACGTGCTCCATGGGATGGGGCAAGGCGCATCGCCCATCGTGCTGCAGCCGGACGCGGGTCTTGCCGTCCATTCGCCCTTCGGCCGCGCTTCGGGCCATTTCCAGGCGGGCCTGGCCGTCGCGCTTCACGGCCGGGTGCGATTCGCCGATGACGCGCTGGCGGCGATCGCAGCCGAGCACGGTCCGGCGGCAGCGGTGGCTCAAGGCTTTCGCCGTCACGGCCTGGATGTGCTTAACGCCTTGCGCGGTGGCTTCGCCCTGGCCCTGATGGAACCCGCCACACGCACCCTGCTTTTGGCCCTCGACCGCATGGGCATCGAAAAACTGGGCTTTGCCGCGTCGCCCCAAGGCGTGGTGTTCGGTCGCAATCTCGACAGTGTGACGCAGCATCCGGCGGTGGGCGCCCGGCTGTCGGCCCAGGGGCTGTTCGATTATCTCCACGCGCACATGGTGCCCTCGCCCGACAGCATCTACCGTGGCGTGGAAAAGCTCCTGCCGGCGCAGTATCTGCTCTGGCGCGATGGCCGGAGCGAGCGCGGCTTCTACTGGGAAGCCATCTGGGAAGACGCAGAGACGAATGCTTTCGACGCGCGCGCTAGCCAACTGCATTCCTTGCTGGAGGAGGCTGTGCGCGCCGCGCTGGAGAAAGATCGCGCCGGCGCCTTTCTCTCGGGTGGACTGGATAGCTCCACCGTTTGCGGCATGCTGGCGCGGGTAGCAGGCCATGCCGACAGTTTTTCCATCGGCTTTGCCGCCGAGGGCTACGATGAGATGGGCTACGCCCGCATCGCGGTACGCCATTTCGGGCTCACGCCCCACGAATACTACGTCACACCCGCCGACGTGGCCGCAGCCATTCCTCTCATCGCTCAGGCCTACGACGAACCCTTTGGCAACGCCTCGGCCGTGCCCACCTACTACTGTGCCCTGCGCGCGCGGGAGGCGGGCCTGCCGCTGCTGCTGGCGGGCGACGGCGGTGATGAAATTTTTGGTGGCAATGCCCGTTACGCGAAGCAGATGATGTTCGAGCACTACCAGAGACTGCCATCCAGCTTGCGCAGCGCAGTGATCGAACCTCTCGCCCGTCGGCTGCCCGATGGCCGCGCAGTTTTGCGCAAGGCCAAACGCTATGTGGAACAGGCGCGCATTCCCTTGCCCGATCGCCTGGAGACCTACAACTTCCTGCACCGGGATCCCCTGCCAGAAATTTTCGATCGTGCATTTCTCGAGGCCGTGGACACGGAACGACCGCTCGCCATCCAGCGCGAGGCGTATTTCCGCACACGGGCGCGCCATCCCATTAACCGCATGCTGCACCTGGACTGGAAACAGACCCTGGCGGACAACGACCTGCGCAAGGTGGAGCGCATGGCGGAACTCGCCGGTATCGAGGTGCGTTACCCCATGCTGGACGAGCGCTTGGTGGATTTCGCCAGCGCGCTGCCGCCCTCCTTCAAGGTCCGCGGAGCAAGCCTGCGTTGGTTCTACAAAGAAGCGCTGCAGGATTTTCTGCCGCGCGAGATCCTCACCAAGCGCAAGCACGGCTTCGGGCTGCCCTTCGGCGTCTGGATGAAGGCAGATGCAACTCTCAATGCGCTCGCCCTGGACAGCCTGCACGCCTTCCGCGGCCGCGGCATTTTGCGCAAGGCCTATCTCGACCGCCTGATCGCCGCCCACGAAGCCGAGCATAGCAGCTACTACGGCGTCATGATCTGGGTGGTCATGATGCTTGAACAGTGGCTGGCCGCCCATTCCCTTTCCCTCTGA
- a CDS encoding putative O-glycosylation ligase, exosortase A system-associated has product MRDLLLAVVFFGVLPFALARPHWGLYLYSWISYMNPHRLAYGFAYSFPWAYLAALATLVGVLFSKEPKRMPWTREMTVLLLLALWWTFTTFFAFYPELAWSQWEKVMKIMAMIFITPLVINDRHKLRLLVWVIVLSLGFYGIKGGIFTIVHGGVYRVQGPMGSFIGGNNEIALALLMTIPLMRYLQLTEKHRLIRLGLTAAIVLTALAAIGSQSRGALVGAAVMATMFWWKSRNKFVTAILVVMAAGLIYLIMPAQWYERMQTIESYEEDASALGRINAWWTAYNVAKARITGGGFEMFQEPTFQVYAPEPDRVHDVHSVYFEQLGEHGFPALALWLLLGVLTWRTGSWVLRRVRKDPDKKWAADLAAMGQVTMMAYYAAGAFLGLSYFDLYYHVLMLVILAKVVLLQEERATQAVAAVRGKGNGRPATVQAS; this is encoded by the coding sequence ATGAGGGATTTGCTGCTGGCAGTGGTGTTCTTCGGCGTCCTGCCTTTTGCACTGGCGCGACCCCATTGGGGACTGTATCTGTATTCCTGGATCAGTTACATGAACCCCCATCGGCTGGCCTATGGCTTCGCCTATTCCTTTCCCTGGGCTTATCTCGCCGCGCTCGCCACGCTGGTGGGCGTGCTGTTTTCCAAGGAACCGAAACGCATGCCCTGGACGCGGGAGATGACGGTGCTTCTGCTGCTCGCGCTATGGTGGACCTTCACCACTTTCTTCGCCTTCTATCCCGAACTCGCTTGGAGCCAATGGGAAAAGGTGATGAAGATCATGGCCATGATCTTCATCACGCCCCTAGTGATCAACGACCGGCACAAGCTACGTCTATTGGTGTGGGTGATCGTGCTCTCCCTCGGCTTCTACGGCATCAAGGGTGGCATCTTCACCATCGTCCATGGCGGCGTGTATCGCGTGCAAGGGCCAATGGGATCCTTCATCGGTGGCAACAATGAGATCGCGCTGGCCCTGCTGATGACCATTCCTCTCATGCGCTATCTCCAGCTCACGGAAAAGCACCGCCTCATCCGGCTGGGGCTGACGGCCGCAATCGTGCTCACCGCGCTCGCCGCCATCGGCAGCCAGTCGCGGGGCGCCTTGGTGGGAGCGGCGGTGATGGCCACCATGTTCTGGTGGAAGAGTCGCAACAAGTTTGTTACGGCCATCCTGGTGGTGATGGCTGCGGGTCTGATTTATCTCATCATGCCGGCCCAGTGGTATGAGCGCATGCAGACCATCGAAAGTTACGAAGAAGACGCCTCCGCGCTGGGCCGCATCAACGCCTGGTGGACCGCTTACAACGTGGCCAAGGCACGCATCACGGGCGGCGGCTTCGAGATGTTCCAGGAACCGACTTTCCAGGTTTACGCACCGGAGCCGGATCGGGTACACGACGTGCACTCCGTCTATTTCGAACAATTGGGCGAGCACGGTTTTCCCGCTCTGGCCCTGTGGCTGTTATTGGGGGTTCTCACCTGGCGCACGGGTTCCTGGGTGCTGCGCCGGGTGAGAAAGGATCCGGACAAGAAATGGGCGGCAGACCTGGCGGCCATGGGCCAGGTGACCATGATGGCCTACTACGCCGCCGGCGCTTTTCTGGGGTTGAGCTACTTCGACCTCTACTACCACGTGCTCATGCTGGTCATCCTCGCCAAGGTGGTCCTGCTCCAGGAGGAAAGAGCCACGCAGGCGGTAGCAGCAGTCAGAGGGAAAGGGAATGGGCGGCCAGCCACTGTTCAAGCATCATGA
- a CDS encoding phenylacetate--CoA ligase family protein, with protein sequence MSGAYTWLVAHVLFPLHERLKGHDTVKLRRRLEESQWWPREKIEAIQLLRLRRLLARAQVHVPYYRALFARVGFDPGRVERVADLGSLPFLTKADIRANLEALKADDAQGLARSNTGGSSGEPLIFFIGKQRVSHDVAAKWRATRWWGVDIGDPEIVVWGSPIELSRQDRLRAWRDRVLRSHLLPAFEMSQARLDGYLATIRRMRPHMLFGYPSSLALIAQHAEKRGVVMHDLGIRVAFVTSERLYDHQRETISRTFGCPVANGYGGRDAGFIAHECPAGGMHITAEDILVEIVDEAGRVLPPGEAGEIVVTHLATGDFPFIRYRTGDVGVLDDRSCACGRGLPLLKEIQGRNTDFVVAQDGTVMHGLALIYVVRDVPGVAQFKIVQESAEFTRVLLVTGPEFQETSLAAIRTGLARRLGSGVKIEIERVAEIPREASGKYRYIVSKVAP encoded by the coding sequence ATGAGTGGCGCTTACACTTGGCTGGTCGCTCACGTGCTGTTTCCTCTGCATGAGCGGCTCAAGGGGCACGACACGGTCAAGCTGCGCCGGCGCTTGGAGGAAAGCCAATGGTGGCCACGGGAAAAGATCGAGGCCATCCAGCTCCTTCGCCTGCGACGCCTTCTTGCCCGCGCCCAGGTGCACGTGCCCTATTATCGGGCGTTGTTCGCGCGCGTCGGGTTCGATCCCGGGCGAGTCGAGCGTGTTGCCGATCTTGGCAGCCTGCCGTTTCTCACCAAGGCCGACATTCGCGCCAATCTGGAAGCGTTGAAAGCGGACGATGCCCAGGGTCTGGCGCGATCCAACACGGGGGGCTCCAGCGGCGAGCCCTTGATCTTTTTCATCGGCAAACAGCGTGTTTCCCACGACGTGGCGGCGAAATGGCGCGCCACCCGCTGGTGGGGTGTGGACATCGGTGATCCGGAAATCGTGGTCTGGGGTTCGCCCATCGAACTTTCCCGCCAGGACCGTTTGCGGGCCTGGCGCGACCGCGTGCTGCGCAGCCATTTGCTTCCCGCCTTCGAGATGTCGCAAGCCCGGTTGGATGGCTATCTGGCAACGATCCGCCGCATGCGGCCGCACATGTTGTTCGGTTACCCATCCTCCCTTGCGCTGATCGCGCAGCACGCCGAGAAACGAGGGGTGGTGATGCACGATCTGGGCATCCGGGTCGCCTTCGTCACCTCGGAGCGGCTCTACGATCACCAGCGGGAGACAATATCCCGCACCTTCGGCTGCCCGGTGGCCAATGGCTACGGGGGCCGCGATGCGGGTTTCATCGCCCATGAGTGTCCAGCCGGCGGCATGCACATTACGGCGGAAGACATCCTCGTGGAAATCGTGGATGAGGCCGGCCGCGTGCTACCGCCGGGGGAAGCGGGCGAGATCGTGGTCACCCATCTCGCCACTGGCGATTTCCCGTTCATCCGCTATCGCACGGGCGACGTGGGGGTGCTGGACGATCGATCCTGTGCCTGTGGTCGCGGGCTACCGCTGCTCAAGGAGATCCAGGGCCGCAACACGGACTTCGTCGTGGCGCAGGACGGCACGGTGATGCATGGCCTAGCGCTCATCTACGTGGTGCGTGACGTGCCGGGTGTCGCCCAGTTCAAGATCGTGCAGGAAAGCGCGGAATTCACCCGCGTGCTTTTGGTGACTGGCCCCGAATTCCAGGAAACGTCACTGGCCGCGATCCGCACCGGCCTTGCCCGTCGCCTTGGCAGTGGTGTGAAGATCGAAATCGAGCGGGTGGCCGAGATTCCCCGCGAGGCTTCCGGCAAATACCGTTATATCGTCAGCAAGGTGGCGCCATGA
- a CDS encoding glycosyltransferase produces the protein MAESPRLVVFSSLFPSSVQPAAGLFIRERMFRVARHLPLLVVAPVPWFPLQGLIRLFRAGYRPMPPLKEVQQGIVVWHPRFLSVPGLFRSWDGLLMAVFCLPLLRRLKREFGFDVIDAHFAYPDGYAATWLGHWLHVPVTITLRGTEVPHALHPGKRRRMLVALERAARVFAVAEALARHVVSLGADPSKIQVVGNGVDTHVFHPEDRAEARARLSLPPEAKILVSVGGLVERKGFHRVIALLPHLLREFPDLLYLIVGGASPEGDMRAQLEQQVAQLGLARHVRFLGVVPPQQLRWPLSAADVFVLATRNEGWANVFLEAMACGLPVVTTDVGGNREVVRDENLGYVVPFGDESALCEALAKSLRRQWDREHIRAYAAENSWDTRIATLVTRFRELAAI, from the coding sequence GTGGCTGAAAGCCCGCGCCTGGTGGTTTTTTCCTCTTTGTTTCCGAGCAGCGTCCAGCCCGCGGCAGGGCTGTTCATCCGCGAGCGCATGTTCCGTGTCGCGCGCCACCTGCCCCTGCTGGTGGTGGCACCCGTGCCCTGGTTTCCTCTCCAGGGCCTCATCCGTTTGTTCCGCGCGGGCTATCGTCCCATGCCGCCGCTCAAGGAAGTGCAACAAGGCATCGTCGTCTGGCATCCCCGCTTCCTCTCGGTGCCCGGCCTGTTCCGTAGCTGGGACGGCTTGCTCATGGCGGTCTTTTGTCTGCCCCTGCTCAGGCGGCTTAAGAGGGAATTCGGGTTTGATGTGATCGACGCCCATTTCGCCTACCCCGACGGCTACGCTGCCACCTGGCTCGGGCACTGGCTTCACGTGCCGGTCACCATCACCCTGCGCGGCACGGAAGTGCCCCATGCCCTCCACCCGGGCAAGCGCCGTCGCATGCTGGTGGCGCTTGAGCGGGCGGCCCGCGTGTTCGCCGTGGCGGAGGCCCTCGCGCGCCATGTGGTGAGCCTGGGCGCGGATCCGAGCAAAATCCAGGTCGTGGGCAATGGTGTCGATACCCACGTCTTCCACCCGGAAGACCGGGCGGAGGCAAGGGCGCGGCTGTCTCTTCCTCCTGAAGCCAAGATACTGGTCTCCGTGGGCGGGCTGGTGGAACGCAAGGGTTTTCATCGCGTGATCGCGCTGCTGCCGCACTTGCTGCGCGAGTTTCCTGACCTCCTTTATCTCATCGTCGGCGGCGCCTCGCCGGAAGGAGACATGCGCGCCCAGCTCGAACAGCAGGTGGCGCAGCTGGGGCTTGCGCGCCACGTGCGGTTTTTGGGCGTGGTCCCGCCGCAACAACTGCGCTGGCCCCTGTCCGCGGCCGACGTGTTCGTGCTGGCTACCCGCAACGAAGGCTGGGCCAACGTCTTCCTGGAAGCCATGGCCTGCGGACTGCCCGTGGTAACCACCGACGTGGGCGGCAACCGCGAAGTGGTGCGCGACGAGAACCTCGGCTATGTGGTGCCCTTCGGTGATGAAAGCGCGCTATGCGAGGCACTCGCCAAGTCGCTGCGCCGGCAGTGGGATCGCGAGCACATCCGCGCCTACGCGGCCGAGAATTCCTGGGATACCCGCATCGCAACCCTGGTCACCCGTTTCCGGGAGCTGGCAGCGATATGA
- a CDS encoding TIGR04063 family PEP-CTERM/XrtA system glycosyltransferase — translation MRILHVFDHSLPLHSGYTFRSAAILREQRALGWETFHLTGPRQVKCEVAEEEVDGLHFYRTAPPTGLMSRLPAVNQLADMLALKRRLAEVIDTVRPDIVHAHSPQLNAIPALRAAHRRGIPVVYEVRAFWEDAAVDHGTTTEGSLRYRLSKHLDTYAFRRADAVTCICEGLRSDIVARGIAPEKVTVIPNGVDIEKFPLGNPPDETLKARFGLTGARVLGFIGSFYAYEGLDLLLAALPKILQQAPDVRVLLVGGGPQEGLLQRQAEALGIADKVVFTGRVPHAEVNRYYDLIDLLVYARHRMRLTELVTPLKPLEAMAQGHLFVASDVGGHRELICHGETGWLFPADDTAALARAVLQAFANRHRWEEMRARARRFVETERNWKASVARYHQVYEDARRRHCG, via the coding sequence ATGCGCATCCTCCACGTCTTCGACCATTCCCTGCCCCTGCACTCGGGTTACACGTTTCGGAGTGCGGCCATCCTGCGCGAGCAGCGGGCGCTGGGCTGGGAAACCTTCCACCTCACCGGCCCGCGCCAGGTTAAATGCGAAGTGGCGGAGGAAGAGGTGGACGGCCTGCATTTCTACCGTACCGCGCCGCCTACTGGTCTGATGAGCCGGCTGCCGGCGGTCAACCAGCTGGCCGACATGCTGGCCCTGAAGCGGCGTCTTGCCGAAGTCATCGACACCGTCCGCCCAGACATCGTGCACGCCCACTCACCGCAGTTGAACGCCATTCCAGCCCTGCGCGCCGCTCATCGGCGCGGCATTCCGGTGGTGTACGAGGTGCGCGCCTTCTGGGAGGACGCCGCGGTGGACCACGGCACCACCACCGAGGGCAGTCTGCGCTATCGTCTGTCCAAGCACCTGGATACTTACGCCTTCAGGCGCGCGGATGCCGTCACCTGCATCTGCGAGGGGCTGCGTTCCGACATTGTCGCGCGCGGCATCGCCCCGGAGAAGGTGACCGTGATACCCAACGGGGTGGACATCGAGAAATTTCCCCTCGGCAATCCGCCGGATGAGACGCTCAAGGCGCGGTTCGGGCTGACTGGCGCGCGGGTGCTGGGCTTCATCGGCTCCTTCTATGCCTACGAGGGGCTCGATCTATTGCTCGCCGCCTTGCCGAAGATTCTGCAGCAGGCGCCCGACGTGCGCGTGCTGCTGGTGGGCGGCGGGCCGCAGGAGGGCCTGCTGCAGCGCCAGGCGGAGGCGCTGGGCATCGCCGACAAGGTGGTTTTCACCGGTCGCGTGCCCCATGCCGAGGTCAACCGCTACTACGATCTGATCGATCTGTTGGTCTATGCACGCCATCGCATGCGTCTTACCGAACTGGTCACGCCCCTCAAGCCCCTGGAGGCCATGGCCCAAGGCCACCTGTTCGTCGCCTCCGACGTGGGTGGCCACCGGGAACTGATCTGCCACGGCGAAACCGGCTGGCTGTTTCCCGCGGACGACACCGCGGCCCTGGCGCGGGCCGTGCTGCAGGCTTTCGCCAACCGTCACCGCTGGGAGGAGATGCGTGCGCGCGCCCGCCGCTTCGTGGAAACGGAACGCAACTGGAAGGCGAGCGTGGCCCGCTACCACCAGGTCTATGAAGATGCACGGAGACGGCACTGTGGCTGA
- a CDS encoding XrtA/PEP-CTERM system amidotransferase codes for MCGIAGIFDLHGERSINRILLAHMNERQHHRGPDETGLHLEPGLGLAHKRLSIIDLAAGQQPLFNEDGSVVVVFNGEIYNFQQLVPELTARGHVFRTHCDTEVIVHAWEEWGEACVERLRGMFAFALWDRNRRTLFLARDRFGVKPLFYALLPDGQFLFGSELKVLTAHPRLPRVLDPLAVEEYFAYGYIPEPRTIYRDAFKLPPGHTLTLRRGEPLPGPRQYWDIPFRPVGRLSLADAQQELVHRLREAVGIRLMAEVPLGAFLSGGVDSSAVVAMMASLSPEPVNTCSIAFRDPAFDEASFAQQVAQRYGTRHHVETVDTDDFSLIDTLAALYDEPFADSSALPTYRVCELAKRHVTVALSGDGGDESFAGYRRYRWHLYEERLRSLMPAGLRQPLFGLLSRFYPKLDWAPKVLRAKSTFEALARDTVAGYFHGVSVLGDPLRNRLFSTRFKRELQGYQAVEVLRRHDARAPQDDPVSRVQYLDMKTYLVGDINTKVDRASMAHALEVREPLLDHVFMEWVSGLPRSLKLHGRQGKYVFKKAMEPYLPHEVLYRPKMGFAVPLARWFRGPLKERVREAVLGERLGDTGWFDMAFLCEMVDEHMSGRRDHSAALWSVLMFEAFLRLKEAGVDAFERDGRLATASAGGR; via the coding sequence ATGTGCGGCATCGCAGGCATTTTCGACCTCCACGGCGAACGTTCCATCAACCGGATCTTGCTTGCGCACATGAACGAGCGCCAGCACCACCGTGGTCCGGACGAAACGGGGCTGCACCTGGAGCCTGGTCTGGGGCTTGCCCACAAGCGCCTGTCCATCATCGATCTTGCTGCCGGCCAGCAACCCCTGTTCAACGAAGACGGCAGCGTGGTGGTTGTGTTCAACGGCGAGATCTACAACTTCCAGCAACTCGTGCCTGAGCTTACCGCGCGCGGTCACGTGTTTCGCACCCATTGCGATACCGAGGTCATCGTCCATGCTTGGGAGGAATGGGGCGAAGCTTGTGTCGAGCGTCTGCGGGGGATGTTCGCCTTTGCCCTGTGGGACCGCAACCGCCGCACCCTGTTCCTCGCTCGCGACCGTTTTGGCGTCAAGCCGCTCTTTTATGCGCTATTGCCGGACGGCCAGTTTCTGTTCGGCTCGGAACTCAAGGTCCTCACCGCCCATCCACGGTTGCCACGTGTCCTGGATCCCTTGGCGGTGGAGGAGTATTTCGCCTATGGCTACATTCCCGAGCCACGCACCATCTATCGCGACGCTTTCAAGCTGCCGCCCGGCCACACCCTCACCCTGCGCCGCGGCGAGCCGCTGCCTGGGCCGCGCCAGTACTGGGACATTCCCTTCCGTCCGGTGGGGCGACTGTCCCTGGCAGACGCGCAGCAGGAATTGGTGCACCGCTTGCGCGAAGCGGTCGGCATCCGCCTCATGGCGGAAGTACCCCTGGGGGCTTTTCTCTCCGGCGGCGTGGACTCCAGCGCCGTGGTGGCGATGATGGCGAGCCTGTCGCCTGAGCCGGTCAACACCTGCTCCATCGCCTTCAGGGATCCGGCTTTCGACGAAGCCAGCTTCGCCCAGCAAGTGGCGCAGCGCTACGGCACGCGCCACCACGTGGAAACGGTGGACACGGATGACTTTAGCCTCATCGACACGCTGGCCGCGCTCTATGACGAACCCTTCGCCGACTCCTCGGCGCTGCCGACCTATCGGGTGTGCGAACTCGCCAAGCGTCACGTCACCGTTGCCCTTTCCGGCGACGGTGGGGACGAGAGCTTCGCCGGCTATCGGCGCTATCGCTGGCACCTCTACGAAGAGCGGCTGCGCAGCCTCATGCCAGCTGGTCTGCGGCAACCCCTGTTCGGCCTGCTTAGCCGGTTTTATCCCAAGCTCGACTGGGCGCCGAAAGTGTTGCGCGCCAAGTCCACCTTCGAGGCCCTGGCGCGGGATACGGTGGCCGGCTATTTCCACGGCGTGTCCGTCCTGGGTGATCCCCTGCGCAACAGGCTATTTAGCACCCGCTTCAAGCGCGAACTGCAGGGCTACCAGGCGGTGGAAGTCCTGCGCCGCCACGACGCTCGCGCGCCCCAGGACGATCCGGTCTCGCGCGTGCAATATCTGGACATGAAAACTTACCTGGTGGGCGATATCAACACCAAGGTCGATCGCGCGAGCATGGCCCATGCGCTGGAGGTGCGCGAGCCTCTGCTGGATCACGTCTTCATGGAATGGGTGTCGGGCCTGCCGCGCTCACTGAAACTACATGGTCGCCAGGGCAAGTACGTGTTCAAGAAGGCGATGGAACCCTATCTGCCGCACGAAGTACTCTATCGCCCCAAGATGGGCTTCGCCGTTCCCCTGGCGCGCTGGTTCCGCGGGCCGCTGAAAGAGCGCGTGCGCGAGGCCGTGCTGGGCGAACGTCTGGGCGACACGGGCTGGTTCGACATGGCCTTTCTTTGCGAGATGGTGGATGAGCACATGAGTGGCCGGCGTGACCATAGCGCGGCCTTGTGGAGCGTCCTCATGTTCGAAGCGTTCCTGCGCCTCAAGGAAGCTGGCGTTGACGCCTTCGAGCGCGATGGGAGACTTGCCACCGCGTCGGCGGGAGGTCGCTGA
- a CDS encoding TIGR03088 family PEP-CTERM/XrtA system glycosyltransferase, with protein sequence MSTPSVPLIAHLVHQFDTGGLENGMVNLLNRIPPERYRHAVVCLTGFGDYRLRITNPAVSFHALNKRPGKDPGCYLRLARLFKQLAPDLVHTRNLSALEGQFVAAACGVRARIHGEHGRDVFDLEGKSRKYNLLRRLARPLVTRYIAVSQDLARWLVHTVGVAPTRVTQIYNGVDGERFHPRVGPRPAIGPAGFVEAASVVIGSVGRMAAVKDFPTLMQAFVRVASLRPQARLVIIGEGVSRGHCQAMAEAAGIVDRVWLPGERTDIPTLMRAMDVFVLPSLGEGISNTILEAMASGLPVVATHVGGNPELVEEGVTGRLVPPGRPDELARALLEYVDDAAKRARAGDAARARVDARFSLDAMVRGYLGVYDEVLARCPARATGRG encoded by the coding sequence GTGAGCACGCCCAGTGTTCCTCTCATTGCCCACCTGGTGCACCAGTTCGACACGGGCGGGTTGGAAAACGGGATGGTGAATCTGTTGAACCGCATCCCGCCCGAACGCTATCGTCATGCCGTCGTCTGCCTCACGGGCTTTGGCGATTACCGGCTGCGCATCACCAATCCCGCGGTGAGCTTCCATGCCCTGAACAAGCGGCCGGGCAAGGACCCGGGTTGCTACCTGCGGCTGGCGCGCCTCTTTAAGCAGCTTGCGCCGGACCTCGTGCATACGCGCAATCTCTCCGCGCTGGAAGGCCAATTCGTTGCCGCGGCCTGTGGCGTGCGCGCGCGGATTCACGGCGAGCATGGGCGCGACGTGTTCGACCTGGAAGGCAAAAGCCGCAAATACAATCTGCTGCGCCGCCTGGCGCGACCCCTGGTGACGCGCTACATCGCCGTGTCGCAGGATCTCGCGCGCTGGCTGGTGCACACCGTGGGCGTGGCGCCAACGCGGGTGACCCAGATCTACAACGGCGTAGATGGGGAACGCTTCCATCCCCGCGTGGGCCCCCGCCCCGCCATCGGTCCGGCTGGTTTCGTGGAGGCAGCCAGCGTGGTGATTGGTAGCGTGGGTCGCATGGCCGCGGTGAAGGACTTCCCCACCCTCATGCAAGCCTTCGTGCGGGTGGCCAGCCTGCGACCCCAGGCACGCTTGGTAATCATCGGCGAGGGAGTGAGCCGTGGCCACTGCCAGGCCATGGCCGAGGCAGCGGGCATCGTGGACCGGGTCTGGCTGCCAGGGGAGCGGACCGACATTCCCACCCTGATGCGAGCCATGGATGTGTTCGTTCTGCCTTCGCTGGGCGAGGGCATTTCCAACACCATCCTGGAGGCGATGGCGAGTGGTCTGCCGGTGGTGGCGACCCACGTCGGCGGCAATCCCGAGCTGGTGGAGGAGGGCGTCACCGGCCGCCTGGTGCCACCGGGGCGGCCCGATGAACTGGCACGGGCGTTGCTTGAATACGTGGACGACGCGGCAAAGCGCGCACGCGCGGGCGACGCCGCGCGGGCCCGCGTGGATGCGCGCTTCAGTCTGGATGCCATGGTGCGCGGATATCTTGGCGTTTATGACGAGGTCCTGGCGCGCTGCCCGGCCCGCGCCACGGGCCGGGGCTGA